The genomic DNA CCCGCTGGACGCCCCGAGGACCAGGCACCAGCTCCCCTCAAGCGACTTCAGCATGCGATGGCTCCTGTGTGGTGAGGCGGGACGGACGGGCGGGCGAGACCCGGACGAGGGCGACGTGTCCGGCGCCGGTGGCGCAGACGACGAGCCGGTCGGGGCCGTCCGGCGAGGTGACGGCGTGAGCGAGGGCGAACGCGGGACCGAGACAGCCGACCCGCGGAGTGCCCGGGGGGTGTGCGATCTCGGGTGCCCCCGAGGGCATGGGGAGCCGGGGGCCGGTGGCGGGCAGGCCGGCACCGGGCGCCGCACCGGCGACGGCGAGCGCCACCGCCTCGCCGACGGCGGACTCGTCGAGGACGAGGACGAGGTCGAGGTCGGGGTCGGGGTCGAGGTCGAGGTCGCGGCTCACGGGGACGGGCGGCCCGCCCGCCGGGCCGAGGAGCAGGTCCGCGAGCGCCTCCGACAGATAGGCGGCGGCCCGCTCCCGGCCCGCGCTGTCGCGCAGCGCGCCCGGCGGTACGAACAGGGAGCGGGCCCGCAGTGTGCCGTGCACCCGGGCGCCGCGGGCCCGCGCCGCCGCGAGGGGCTCCAGCGTGAACGCGGCGGCGCCCTGCTCACCACCGCCGCCGCGCACCGCCGGCAGCGGCTCC from Streptomyces avermitilis MA-4680 = NBRC 14893 includes the following:
- a CDS encoding beta-ketoacyl synthase N-terminal-like domain-containing protein — its product is MVRPPGAAGARADTKYLPAAAQYALAAARAALADGGRPDAVPADRRGLLLATGAGLASLFDAMDATVAEDGGAAHLSPATAPYFAVNVLGNRLAAELELKGFALTVATARTAAADALSTGALALAAGRCDTLVLAAAEEPLPAVRGGGGEQGAAAFTLEPLAAARARGARVHGTLRARSLFVPPGALRDSAGRERAAAYLSEALADLLLGPAGGPPVPVSRDLDLDPDPDLDLVLVLDESAVGEAVALAVAGAAPGAGLPATGPRLPMPSGAPEIAHPPGTPRVGCLGPAFALAHAVTSPDGPDRLVVCATGAGHVALVRVSPARPSRLTTQEPSHAEVA